In a genomic window of Streptomyces koelreuteriae:
- the proB gene encoding glutamate 5-kinase yields the protein MAGARQAVGEARRIVVKVGSSSLTTASGGLDADRVDALVDVLAKIRSGGEREIVLVSSGAIAAGLAPLGLRRRPKDLARQQAAASVGQGLLVARYTASFARYGVRVGQVLLTSDDMSRRAHHRNASRTLDKLLAMGAFPIVNENDTVATDEIRFGDNDRLAALVAHLVHADLLVLLSDVDGVYDGDPARPGTSRIAEVREPSDLAHVEIGSAGKAGVGTGGMVTKVEAARIATGAGVPVVLTSAIHAADALTGEDTGTFFHPTGKRSADRLLWLQHASTPQGALTLDDGAVQAVVDRRKSLLPAGIAAVEGEFSAGDPVELRDATGRAVARGLVNFDAKEIPRLIGRSTRELARELGPAYEREVVHRDDLVVLHP from the coding sequence GTGGCAGGGGCAAGACAGGCCGTGGGCGAGGCCCGCAGAATCGTCGTCAAGGTCGGTTCCTCCTCGCTGACCACCGCCTCGGGCGGCCTGGACGCGGACCGCGTGGACGCGCTGGTCGACGTGCTCGCCAAGATCCGCAGCGGCGGGGAGCGGGAGATCGTGCTGGTCTCCTCGGGTGCCATCGCGGCCGGACTCGCCCCGCTGGGCCTGCGCCGCCGCCCCAAGGACCTCGCCCGGCAGCAGGCCGCCGCCAGCGTCGGCCAGGGCCTGCTCGTCGCCCGCTACACCGCCTCCTTCGCCCGCTACGGCGTCCGCGTCGGCCAGGTGCTGCTGACCTCCGACGACATGAGCCGCCGCGCCCACCACCGCAACGCCTCGCGCACCCTCGACAAGCTGCTGGCGATGGGCGCCTTCCCGATCGTCAACGAGAACGACACCGTCGCCACGGACGAGATCCGCTTCGGCGACAACGACCGCCTCGCCGCCCTGGTCGCCCACCTCGTCCACGCCGACCTGCTGGTCCTGCTGTCCGACGTGGACGGGGTCTACGACGGCGACCCGGCGCGGCCCGGCACGTCCCGCATCGCCGAGGTGCGCGAGCCGTCCGACCTCGCGCACGTCGAGATCGGCAGCGCGGGCAAGGCCGGCGTCGGCACCGGCGGCATGGTCACCAAGGTCGAGGCCGCCCGGATCGCCACCGGCGCCGGTGTGCCCGTCGTGCTCACCAGCGCCATCCACGCGGCCGACGCCCTGACCGGCGAGGACACCGGCACCTTCTTCCACCCCACCGGCAAGCGCTCCGCCGACCGGCTGCTCTGGCTCCAGCACGCGTCCACCCCGCAGGGCGCGCTGACCCTGGACGACGGTGCCGTCCAGGCCGTCGTGGACCGCCGCAAGTCGCTGCTGCCGGCCGGGATCGCCGCCGTCGAGGGCGAGTTCAGCGCCGGCGACCCGGTCGAACTGCGGGACGCCACGGGACGGGCCGTGGCCCGGGGGCTCGTCAATTTCGACGCCAAGGAGATCCCCCGGCTGATCGGCCGCTCCACCCGCGAGCTGGCCCGCGAACTCGGGCCCGCGTACGAACGCGAGGTCGTACACAGGGACGACCTGGTGGTCCTCCACCCGTAA
- a CDS encoding glycosyltransferase family 2 protein, with protein sequence MTVAQPDVSVIIGAYEAMPYLIECLSSVEAQTIDPTRVEVIAVDDGSTDGTGEYLEEFAARAPMNVLVIRQENSGGPSGPRNVGLGKATGRYVFFLDADDRLGPEALERMVAMADRAGTDVVLGKVEGVNRSAPKSMWGKTVERTDVFSSNIKFTLSAQKLFRRELLDRHGMRFDESLFTGEDALFTMEAYLRADGVSVVADHTCYYLVGRDDGKHVTKSGSYALRFDSARALMNLIAEHVPAGGRRDQLMLRPLLVTLLPQFGPKYLTDSEEIRRHKFELAKPLLDAHWTEGAAQRLRVHERLRLHLVAEQRPELLVEVVKFVKAKKQAAALLERKGRRVYLAYPHFRDRDAGIPDSVYLAEPREARAFPGYREGGAHTFVRRAVRKARRVLTPREVRSAA encoded by the coding sequence GTGACCGTTGCGCAGCCTGATGTGAGTGTGATCATCGGGGCGTACGAAGCGATGCCGTATCTGATCGAGTGCCTCTCGTCCGTCGAGGCACAGACCATCGATCCGACGCGCGTCGAGGTCATCGCGGTGGACGACGGATCGACGGACGGCACGGGGGAGTACCTGGAGGAGTTCGCCGCGCGCGCACCCATGAACGTCCTGGTGATCCGTCAGGAGAACTCCGGCGGCCCCAGCGGCCCGCGCAACGTCGGCCTGGGCAAGGCGACCGGGCGCTATGTCTTCTTCCTCGACGCCGACGACCGGCTCGGCCCCGAGGCCCTGGAGCGGATGGTCGCCATGGCCGACCGGGCGGGCACGGACGTCGTCCTCGGCAAGGTCGAGGGCGTCAACCGCTCCGCGCCGAAGTCCATGTGGGGCAAGACGGTGGAGCGGACCGACGTCTTCTCCTCCAACATCAAGTTCACGCTCAGCGCGCAGAAGCTGTTCCGCCGCGAGCTGCTGGACCGGCACGGCATGCGGTTCGACGAGTCGCTGTTCACCGGCGAGGACGCGCTGTTCACCATGGAGGCGTATCTGCGGGCGGACGGCGTCTCCGTGGTCGCCGACCACACCTGCTACTACCTGGTCGGCCGCGACGACGGCAAGCACGTGACCAAGAGCGGCAGTTACGCGCTGCGGTTCGACTCCGCGCGGGCCTTGATGAACCTCATCGCCGAGCATGTCCCCGCGGGTGGCCGGCGCGACCAGCTCATGCTGCGGCCGTTACTCGTCACGCTGCTGCCGCAGTTCGGGCCCAAGTACCTCACGGACAGCGAGGAGATCCGTCGGCACAAGTTCGAGCTGGCCAAGCCTCTGCTGGACGCCCACTGGACCGAGGGAGCCGCCCAGCGCCTCAGGGTCCACGAGCGGCTGCGGCTGCATCTGGTCGCCGAGCAGCGGCCCGAGCTGCTCGTCGAGGTCGTGAAGTTCGTCAAGGCCAAGAAGCAGGCGGCGGCGCTCCTGGAGCGCAAGGGCCGCCGCGTCTACCTGGCCTACCCGCACTTCCGCGACCGCGACGCCGGCATCCCCGACTCGGTGTACCTCGCCGAGCCGCGCGAGGCCCGGGCCTTCCCGGGCTACCGCGAGGGCGGCGCCCACACGTTCGTACGCCGGGCGGTGCGCAAGGCGCGGCGGGTGCTGACGCCGCGTGAGGTGCGGTCGGCGGCGTGA